The sequence TCTGGGCGCAGTGGACTTGGGGCATCCGCATCAGCTGCGATCGGTTTTGGCGCAGGCTTTGTTCCACCAACGGCAGGCTGGGGCGATCGCAGAGCACATGGCTGGACGCCCGCAGCAGGGCCAGTAGTCGGCTGCTGACATCCGGGGTGGCGGTCATCAACAGCAGTTCGTTGCCCCGCATGCTGTGCAGGATCACTTCTGCGGCCCGCAGGATGCCTGGGCTGATGCTGACGAGTCCCACGCAGCTGCCGGCTCGCAGATCCTTCAGTAGGTCGAGCTCGTGGCGGAAGTCGTTCAGGTCAACCGGCACGGCGCGCACACCATGGCGCTTGGCAATCTCCTCAACGGGTTGGAGGAAGTAACGGCTGGTGACCACGGTGCCGTTACTGGAGTTCTCCAGCACGGCCTCCAGTTCCTCCATGGGAACCACTTCGACGGGTGCATCCAGGTGGGGGGTGAGCTCCTCGGAGATCAACATGGAGGCGCCGATGTCCTCCCGCGGGGTGCTGACCAGCACCCGGGCGCCGCAGCGCAGCCGCCAGTCGATTTCACGGGTCAGGAGCTCGCGGGCCTGCTGCAGAGTGCAGCCGGCATTCAGTAGGCCATCCACGCTCTGCCGGACCTCGCGGTCGATGTCAGGCAGGTGCCGCCCGCGGGGTCCCGGTGGTGGCTTGATTTCCCGAGGGTTTTGTTGATCCCGCACGTAGATGCCAGAACCGGCCATGGCTTCCACCACGCCGTCGTTCTCCAGCTGGCGGTAGACCTTGCTGATCGTGTTGCGATGCAGCCCGGTCTGCATCGCCAGCTGGCGCGTACTGGGCAGTCGATGGCCGGGCGGGAAGTGCCGCGCGGCAATCGCAAAGCAAATCTGGTTGTACAGCTGGCTCGAGGCCGGGATATCGCTGTCCTGCTGAATGTGGAACCGCACGCCCGAGTGGCACAAGCTGTTCGGGCCACCTTACGGATCTTTGTTCCCGGTGACAATTGCGTTGTTGGCATAAAACGGTGTGCCGGTTCCCAACCCCTCCAATGCGATGACCATCCAGGCCAGCTGGGTTCAGCTCTCCGTTCCCTCTGCAGTGGGTGTGACAGCGACCACCATGCCGGCCTGGTGGGTGCTGCCAGAGCGGCCTCGGGGAGCTGTGCTGGTTCTGCCTGAAGTCTTTGGTGTGAACAGCTGGGTTCGCAGCGTGGCGGAGCGGCTGGCGCAAGAGGGCTACGCGGCCTTAGCCCTCAGCACCTTCTCGCGCACGGCTCCTGATTTGCAGGTCGGCTACGACGAGGCCGGGTTGGCCGCCGGCCGGGAACACCGGGATCAGGTGACGGCTTCGCAGCTCTTGGCAGATGTTCAAGCAGCCGTGGATTGGCTCCAGCAGGCCCATCCGTCCCTGCGGCTGGGGTGCGTTGGTTTCTGCTTTGGCGGCCACCTGGCGATGTTGGCGGCGACGAACCCAGTGATTGAGGCGACCTGTGACTTCTATGGAGCCCGAGTGTCCTGCTTCAAGCCGGGGTCACCTGACGCGGCGACCCTTTCGGTCCTTCCGCAGATCCCAGGGCGGATCTGGTGTTTCTGCGGCGATCAAGACCCCCTGATGCCCGCTGAGGAATTGCAAGCCATTGATCGAGCCCTGCACGCAGCCGATTCGAGCGGGGCGCGCCATCGCTTGGTTGTGGTGACTGGGGCCGGTCACGGATACATGTGTGAGGCCAGGACAGACTTCCACCCTGAGGCTGCGGCCTCGGGATGGAGTCTGATGCTGGAACTCTTTGCTGAGGCGCTTTAGCCCTCGGCCTTGGCAGCGGCTTGACGGGGCGTCTCGATCGTGCGCACCGCTTTGCTGGCTGCGGCCTCGGCCTCTTTCTCCTTGGCCAGCGGGGTTTTACGGGGACTCAGGAACATGATCATGTTCCGGCCTTCGCGCTTGGGATCCTGCTGAATTTCAGCTTTTTCCTCGAGGTCTTTCGCCATGCGGCGCAGGAGCTGTTCAGCCAAGGCGGTGTGCTGGATCTCGCGTCCGCGGAAGATCACAGTGCACTTGACCTTGTCGCCTGCTTTCAGGAAGCGAGAGGCCTGACCGAGCCGCACGTCGTAGTCGTGCTGGTCGATCTTGTAGCGCATCTTGACCTCTTTGACTTCGGTCTGGTGCGACTTTTTCTTGGCTTCCTTGGCCTTCTTTTCCTGCTCGAATTTGAACTTGCCGTAGTCCATGATCCGGCAGACCGGTGGGTCAGCCTTCTCACTCACGAGCACGAGGTCCAACTCGCGGTCCTTGGCGACGTCGAGAGCCTCTTCCCTTGAGATCACTCCCAGCTGACTGCCGTCGGCATCGACCACCCGGAGCTGGGGGTAATTGATGCGGTCGTTGATGTTGGGGAGCTCCCGAACAGGAGCACGGCGGTCAAAACGAGGACGGGGTGGCATTCAGACGGGCGAGAGGACGGAAAAACAGTTGCTGTTCACCGTTCACCCTAGGACGTGCTCGATCGCCGACAAGGCCCGCTCTAAGGGATTGCCCTCTTGGCCTGGTGCATCCAGCCAGAGGGGCTGATGTTGACGGCGAAACCAGGTCCGTTGCCGCTTGGCGAACTGCTGGGTGCGTTTGGTGGTCTGTTCGATGGCCTGTTGCTCGTTCAGCTCACCCCTCAGCAGGGCCGCCGCTTCTGCGTAGCCGATGGTGTCCAGCAAAGGACAGTCCACTCCGTAGCGCTGCTGCAGCCCTTGCGTTTCGGCCACTAAGCCATCGCTGTAAAGAGTCTGGCTGCGCTGGGCAATGCGTTGCTTGAGGTTGCTGGGGTTGAGCCCGAGTTCCAGGACGCGCCAGGGAGGGGGATTCGAGCCCTGTTGCTGGCTGAGGGGCCGGCCGGTTGCGTAGAGAACCTCAAGTGCGCGCTGGGTTCGCACGGCATCGTTGGCCATGATGCGCTCAGCCGCACTCGGATCCGCCTGGCGCAGGAGGGCGTAGCACTGGCCTTGGCCCAGCGCCTCCAGGTCCGCACGTAATCGAGGTTGTGGGGGCACCGCCGGTGGAGTCATCCCCTGGGTGATGGCCTTGATGTAGAGGCCGCTGCCGCCAACGAGGAAGGCCACCCCGCGCCGCCGGTGTTCCGCAGCAATGGCTTGATCGGCTTCCTGGCGGAATTCCTGCAAATTGATCGGCTGATCGGGGGGCCGAAGGTCCAACAACTCATGGCGAACGGCGGCCCGTTGCTCGGCTGTCGGTTTCGCCGTGCCGATGCTCATGTCCTTGTAGAGCTGCCTGGAATCGACAGACAAAACCGCGAGATCAAGGGCCTTGGCGATCTCAATGGCAAGGGCGGTTTTGCCGCTGGCTGTTGGCCCCATCAAGACCACAACGAGGGGCTGACTGGATGGACTCATCACCGCACTTTGCCGGGTTGTTGGCAAAAAGAGGGGTGCCCCCCTTGCTGAAATCGCCTCTGAGCGACCTCTGTAAGCGCCTCTATTGCATCGGTGGTAGATTGACCCTCAAAGGCTGGTTTCTGCTCGGCTTTTTGCCCTTGTCGAGCCTCCTGCGGGAGAGATGCAGCCCCTGCCGGATTCCATGAGCGAAGCCACGAAAGTTCAGGCTGCCTACGGCGCCGAGCAGATCCAGGTCTTGGAGGGCTTGGAGCCGGTCCGCAAGCGCCCGGGCATGTACATCGGCTCTACTGGGCCGAGGGGCTTGCACCACCTTGTCTATGAGGTGGTGGATAACTCCGTTGACGAAGCCCTGGCAGGGCATTGCAATGAGATCCGGGTTGCGATTGAAGAGGACGGGAGCTGCTCAGTCAGTGACAACGGTCGAGGCATTCCGACTGACGTCCACCCGAAAACGGGAAAGAGTGCACTCGAAACTGTCCTGACAGTTCTGCATGCCGGCGGCAAGTTTGGAGCCGGCGGCTACAAGGTCTCGGGTGGTCTGCACGGGGTTGGTGTCTCCGTGGTGAATGCCCTTTCTGAGTGGGTCGAGGTTGTCGTTTATCGCCAGGGCAAGGAACACCGCCAACGCTTTGAGAGGGGTGCACCGATTGGCACATTGGCGATTGAGGCTGCGGCGGATGCCAGCCGCACCGGAACGACGGTGCGTTTCAAGCCGGATCTGGAAATCTTCACCGTCGGGATTGATTTTGACTACAACACCCTGTCGGCCCGTTTAAGGGAGCTCGCTTACCTCAATGGCGGAGTCAAGATCGTCTTTCGCGATGAGCGTCCGGCGGCGCGCAGTGAAGAGGGCGAGGCTCGCGAAGAGACTTATCACTACGAAGGCGGAATCAAGGAATATGTCGCCTACATGAATGCAGAAAAGGATGCTCTGCATCCTGACATCATTTATGTTAATTCAGAAAAAGATGGTGTACAGATAGAGGCCGCACTGCAGTGGTGCGTTGATGCCTACTCAGATAGTATCCTCGGATTTGCTAACAACATCCGTACCGTTGACGGCGGTACTCACATTGAGGGTCTGAAGACCGTTCTGACCCGGACCCTTAATACCTTTGCCAAGAAGCGTGGCAAGCGCAAAGACTCAGACTCCAACCTCGCGGGTGAAAACATTCGCGAGGGTTTGACCGCTGTTCTTTCGGTCAAGGTTCCCGAGCCTGAATTTGAAGGACAGACCAAGACAAAGCTTGGTAATACCGAGGTTCGCGGCATCGTTGACTCGCTGGTTGGTGAGGCCCTGGGTGAATACCTCGAGTTCAATCCTTCTGTGATTGATCTGATTCTCGAGAAAGCGATTCAGGCCTTCAATGCCGCTGAGGCGGCTCGGCGGGCCCGTGAGCTGGTTCGCCGTAAGAGCGTTCTCGAAAGTTCGACCCTGCCGGGCAAGTTGGCTGATTGCTCTTCCCGTGATCCCGGCGAGTCTGAGATCTACATCGTTGAGGGTGATTCCGCAGGCGGTTCGGCCAAGCAAGGGCGAGATCGCCGCTTTCAAGCCATTCTTCCGTTGCGGGGCAAGATCCTCAACATCGAAAAGACGGATGACTCCAAGATCTACAAGAACACTGAGATTCAGGCCCTAATCACTGCCTTGGGTTTGGGTATCAAAGGGGAAGAATTCGACGAAAAAAATCTCCGTTACCACCGCATCGTCATCATGACTGATGCTGATGTGGATGGTGCCCACATTCGAACGCTGCTTCTCACCTTCTTCTATCGCTATCAAAAGTCTCTTGTTGAAGGTGGTTACATCTACATCGCGTGTCCTCCGCTTTATAAGGTTGAGCGCGGTAAAAACCACACGTATTGCTATAACGAAGGCGATCTGAAGAGCACGATCGAAGGATTTGGTGAAAAGGCGAATTACACCATCCAGCGATTCAAGGGATTGGGTGAAATGATGCCTACCCAGCTGTGGGAGACCACCATGGATCCCACGACACGCATGATGAAGCGCGTCGAGATTGCAGATGCGGCCGAAGCCGATCGCATCTTCACGATCCTGATGGGTGACAAGGTGGCTCCTCGCCGTGAGTTCATCGAAACCCACAGCGCCGAGTTGGATCTGGCCCAGCTCGACATCTGATGGCGGCCCAGCCGTACGCCAGCCTGCGTTGGGGCGCCATTTTGGCTTTTGCCTTGTTTGCACCGGTCGCTCTCCCGGCTGGAGGAGGCGATCGCCGGCAAGCCGAGATTCGTCGCCGCTGCCCCAGTGAGCCTTTGCTCAGCAGCGCCAAGGGCTGCCTCCAAGTAGCCCCGGAGCGTGAAGCACCCGTGCTCGCCCAGATTCCGGCGGATTCTCCGATCCAGGTTCTACGGACTTGGCGCAATCTGCGTGGTGAACGCTGGATCCAGGTGAAGGTGGCTTCCCGCCGCGGCTGGATGGCTGCCGCTTAACGCGGATGCGCGACGCTCTTTTGGTTGCGATCGGAGCTGTGCCTGGTGCCTGGCTTCGCTTTCGCGTGGTGAATCACCTCAAGCCGATGTTGCCCCGAAAGCACTGGGCGACCTTCGCGGTCAACATCATTGCCTGTTTTGCCCTGGGTTTGGTCGCCGTGCTGGCGCGTCAGTGTGGGTCTGATCAACGTCTTGGTCTACTGCTGGGCACAGGCTTTTTGGGCAGCCTCAGCACGTTCTCGACCTTCAGTGTCGAAGTGCTGCAGGCTCTCCGCGCCGGTCTCTTCCGAGAGGTGACGTTGTTGGCCCTTGGCTCTGTGGTGGCTGGGGTCCTGGCGGTGTTAGCGGGGATGGCGAGCGTTGGCTGATCGGCAATTGCGCTTTGCCCTGAAGGAGTTGGTCTTTGTGGCCTGCGGCGCGGTGCCTGGCGCTTGGTTGCGTTGGCAGAGCGGTGTTCACTTGGGCCCGGTGCTGGGTGGAAGTGCCGTCTCAGACCTACTGGTGAACCTGATTGGTTCGCTGCTCTTGGGGTTTTTAGCTGGGCCGATTCCACGGCGTCCGAGCCTGCTGTTGCTCTTGGGGATTGGTTTCTGCGGCTGCCTGACCACTTTCAGCAGCTGGATGTTGGATGTGGTCAAGCTGCTCAACGCTGGTCAACCCCTGCTCGGGCTGCTGTTGATCGTTGTCAGCTTGTTGTTGGGAGTGGCAAGCGCGGCGGCTGGTTTTCAGATCAGCCGCCGCGTCTTTGACGCCTAGGCGAGGGCTGCTTCGATGGCTCCCTTGAGCTCAGCGGAGTCGGGCTCCACGTTGCTCTTGAAGCGTTTGAGCACGGTGCCGTCCTTGCCGATCAGGAACTTCTCGAAGTTCCAGGCCACAGCACCGGCAGGTTCTGCCTGGGTCAAGGTGCTGAAGGGGGCATCGCCGATGGCCACCTTGGCGTAGACGGGGAAGGTCACGCCGTAGCTGGTCGAGCAGAACTGCTTGATCTCCTCGAGGCTTCCAGGCTCCTGGGCGCCGAAGTCATTGCATGGGAAGGCGATCACGCTGAAACCCTGGCTGCCGTAGGCCTCTTGCAGGGCCTGCAGGCCGGCGTACTGGCGGGTGAAACCGCAACGGCTGGCCACGTTGACGGCCAGGACGACCTGACCGTTGAGGTCGCCGAGACGCTGCTGCTCGCCACTGCCGTTGGTCACCACAACATCGTTGACGCTGATGGCCATGGAATTGGTATTGAGGAGTCGGGACCCTAGCGGCCCTTCCCCATAAACTCGGCGTGTCGCAGCTGGGGGGCCATGAGCGAGGCGTCTGCGGCGACGACGAATCCTGAGGTTTTTGTTCAGGAGCTGCGCGGGCTGCTGGAGGCTGGCAACTACGACGCGGTGAAGCTGCTGCTGCAGCCCGTTCAAGAGGTGGACATAGCGGAAGCGATCGGCGGCCTGCCGCGCACGCTTCAGGCCTTGGCTTTTCGATTGCTTCCCAAAGACGAAGCGATCGCCGTCTACGAGTACCTCGAACCCACGGTGCAGCAGACCTTGCTGGAGCGGTTGCGCTCCAGCGAAGTGCTCGAGCTGGTTGAAGAGATGTCCCCCGATGACCGGGTGGATCTTTTTGATGAGCTGCCCGCGAAGGTTGTGCGTCGTCTTCTGGCGGAACTCAGCCCTGCGGAACGCCGGGTTACGGCCCAGTTGCTCGGTTACGAGCCAGAGACGGCTGGCCGGTTGATGACAACCGAGTTCATCGATCTCAAGGAGTTCCACAGCGTGGCCCAGGCGCTGACGATCGTTCGGCGCCGCGCCCGGGACACCGAGACGATCTATGCGCTCTACGTGACGGATGCCTCACGCCACCTCACAGGGATCCTCTCGTTGAGAGATCTGGTGGTCGCTGATCCGGAGCAGCGGGTGGGGGACGTGATGACCAGGGAGGTGGTCAGCGTCGGCACGGACACCGACCAGGAAGAGGTGGCAAGGGTGATTCAGCGCTACGACTTCTTGGCGGTCCCCGTTGTCGATCGTGAGGAGCGTCTGGTGGGGATCGTCACCGTCGATGACGTGATCGACGTGATCCAGCAGGAGGCCACCCGTGACCTTTACGCCGCCGGTGCGGTGCAGGCCGGTGACGAGGACGACTACTTCCAGAGCAACCTCTTCAGCGTGGCCAGGCGCAGGGTGTTGTGGTTGTTGGTCCTGTTGATCGCCAATAGCGGCACCGCGGCGGTCATTGCCTCAATGGACGAGGTGCTGAAGCAGGTGGTTGTTTTGGCGGCCTTCATTCCTTTGTTGATTGGCACCGGTGGCAACGTCGGTGCCCAGAGTTCAACGGTGGTGATTCGCGGTTTGAGCACCCAGCGCATCCAGAGCCTGGGGCCAGCCCTGGCCATTGGCCGTGAGGCGATCGCAGGGGCCCTTCTGGGACTGTTGATGGTGCTGGTGGTCGTGCCCTGGACGGCCTATGTGAGCGGTGGCAACTGGCTGGTGGCTTCGGCGGCTGGGATCAGCCTCGTGGCGATCACCACCTTGGCGGCTACGGCTGGAGCGGCCCTACCGCTGTTGTTCAACAGCCTCGGCTTGGATCCCGCTCTCATGTCGGCCCCCTTTATTGCCACTGCAACCGATGTGGCGGGGGTGTTCATCTACCTGCAGACCGCGAGCTGGTTGCTGACTCGGGCCTCGGGCTAAGGGATTTGGCTTCCTGAGAGTCGCTTTACACTTCTTCAGGGTAGGCTTTACATCAGTTCACGTTTCGAGCCGTGGTCGTTGCAATCGCTCCGAGCCGACCCGCTGCCGCAGAGCGCGAGACCGCGCTGGCTGGTGGAACGGACCTGGTGCGCTCGTATCTGCGGGACATCGGCCGGGTGCCGCTGCTGACCCACGAGCAGGAGATCACCCTGGGCCGTCAGGTCCAGGAATTGGTGGCGCTAGAGGTGCTGGAGCAGGAGCTGGCCAGCCGCGAGGGGGTGGAGAAGCCCTCGGCTGCTGTCTTGGCGAAGGAGGCCGGCCTGACCCCCGTGCAACTCAAGAAAAGGCTCCGTAGTGGTCAGCGCGCCAAGGAGCGGATGGTGGCCGCCAACTTGCGCTTGGTGGTGAGCGTGGCCAAGAAGTACACCAAGCGGAACATGGAGCTCCTGGACTTGATCCAGGAGGGAACCATCGGCCTGGTGCGGGGCGTCGAGAAGTTCGACCCGACCCGGGGCTACAAGTTCAGTACCTATGCGTATTGGTGGATCCGCCAGGGGATCACGCGGGCGATTGCGGAGAAGAGCAGAACGATCCGTCTGCCGATCCACATCACCGAGACGCTGAACAAGCTCAAGAAGGGCCAGCGGGAGCTCAGCCAAGAGCTGGGCCGCACCCCGACCGTGACGGAGCTGGCGGAATTTGTGGACCTGCCGGAGGAGGAGGTGAAGGACCTGCTCTGCCGCGCGCGTCAGCCCGTGAGCCTGGAGACCAAGGTTGGCGATGGGGATGACACGGAGCTGCTGGACCTGCTGGCGGCCGATGGCACTCAGCCGTCAGAGCTGGTGGATGGGGAGTGCCTGCGGATGGACATGCGTGGTCTGCTGGACCAACTGCCGGACCTGCAGGGGCGCGTCCTGAAGATGCGTTACGCGATTCCCTGCCGTGACGTGCCCGATCCCGATGAGCCGATGAGCCTGACAGGTATAGGCCGGGTGCTGGGCATCAGTCGCGACCGCGTTCGGAACCTCGAGCGTGATGGTTTGGCTGGTCTGCGTCGCTTGAGCCAGAACGTTCAGGCCTACGTGGCGGTTTAAGGCCTACCCTCGGCCAACGCGTTCAGGTTCGAGTGTGAGTTCGACCCGACAACTCTTGCTCGGACTTGCCGGTCACCTCAGCGGCAGACGCA is a genomic window of Synechococcus sp. A10-1-5-1 containing:
- a CDS encoding GntR family transcriptional regulator, whose product is MRFHIQQDSDIPASSQLYNQICFAIAARHFPPGHRLPSTRQLAMQTGLHRNTISKVYRQLENDGVVEAMAGSGIYVRDQQNPREIKPPPGPRGRHLPDIDREVRQSVDGLLNAGCTLQQARELLTREIDWRLRCGARVLVSTPREDIGASMLISEELTPHLDAPVEVVPMEELEAVLENSSNGTVVTSRYFLQPVEEIAKRHGVRAVPVDLNDFRHELDLLKDLRAGSCVGLVSISPGILRAAEVILHSMRGNELLLMTATPDVSSRLLALLRASSHVLCDRPSLPLVEQSLRQNRSQLMRMPQVHCAQSYLGTATIDQLRKEIGLLTG
- a CDS encoding dienelactone hydrolase family protein, with protein sequence MPVPNPSNAMTIQASWVQLSVPSAVGVTATTMPAWWVLPERPRGAVLVLPEVFGVNSWVRSVAERLAQEGYAALALSTFSRTAPDLQVGYDEAGLAAGREHRDQVTASQLLADVQAAVDWLQQAHPSLRLGCVGFCFGGHLAMLAATNPVIEATCDFYGARVSCFKPGSPDAATLSVLPQIPGRIWCFCGDQDPLMPAEELQAIDRALHAADSSGARHRLVVVTGAGHGYMCEARTDFHPEAAASGWSLMLELFAEAL
- the infC gene encoding translation initiation factor IF-3, whose protein sequence is MPPRPRFDRRAPVRELPNINDRINYPQLRVVDADGSQLGVISREEALDVAKDRELDLVLVSEKADPPVCRIMDYGKFKFEQEKKAKEAKKKSHQTEVKEVKMRYKIDQHDYDVRLGQASRFLKAGDKVKCTVIFRGREIQHTALAEQLLRRMAKDLEEKAEIQQDPKREGRNMIMFLSPRKTPLAKEKEAEAAASKAVRTIETPRQAAAKAEG
- the miaA gene encoding tRNA (adenosine(37)-N6)-dimethylallyltransferase MiaA; protein product: MPTTRQSAVMSPSSQPLVVVLMGPTASGKTALAIEIAKALDLAVLSVDSRQLYKDMSIGTAKPTAEQRAAVRHELLDLRPPDQPINLQEFRQEADQAIAAEHRRRGVAFLVGGSGLYIKAITQGMTPPAVPPQPRLRADLEALGQGQCYALLRQADPSAAERIMANDAVRTQRALEVLYATGRPLSQQQGSNPPPWRVLELGLNPSNLKQRIAQRSQTLYSDGLVAETQGLQQRYGVDCPLLDTIGYAEAAALLRGELNEQQAIEQTTKRTQQFAKRQRTWFRRQHQPLWLDAPGQEGNPLERALSAIEHVLG
- the gyrB gene encoding DNA topoisomerase (ATP-hydrolyzing) subunit B, giving the protein MSEATKVQAAYGAEQIQVLEGLEPVRKRPGMYIGSTGPRGLHHLVYEVVDNSVDEALAGHCNEIRVAIEEDGSCSVSDNGRGIPTDVHPKTGKSALETVLTVLHAGGKFGAGGYKVSGGLHGVGVSVVNALSEWVEVVVYRQGKEHRQRFERGAPIGTLAIEAAADASRTGTTVRFKPDLEIFTVGIDFDYNTLSARLRELAYLNGGVKIVFRDERPAARSEEGEAREETYHYEGGIKEYVAYMNAEKDALHPDIIYVNSEKDGVQIEAALQWCVDAYSDSILGFANNIRTVDGGTHIEGLKTVLTRTLNTFAKKRGKRKDSDSNLAGENIREGLTAVLSVKVPEPEFEGQTKTKLGNTEVRGIVDSLVGEALGEYLEFNPSVIDLILEKAIQAFNAAEAARRARELVRRKSVLESSTLPGKLADCSSRDPGESEIYIVEGDSAGGSAKQGRDRRFQAILPLRGKILNIEKTDDSKIYKNTEIQALITALGLGIKGEEFDEKNLRYHRIVIMTDADVDGAHIRTLLLTFFYRYQKSLVEGGYIYIACPPLYKVERGKNHTYCYNEGDLKSTIEGFGEKANYTIQRFKGLGEMMPTQLWETTMDPTTRMMKRVEIADAAEADRIFTILMGDKVAPRREFIETHSAELDLAQLDI
- a CDS encoding SH3 domain-containing protein; this translates as MAAQPYASLRWGAILAFALFAPVALPAGGGDRRQAEIRRRCPSEPLLSSAKGCLQVAPEREAPVLAQIPADSPIQVLRTWRNLRGERWIQVKVASRRGWMAAA
- the crcB gene encoding fluoride efflux transporter CrcB, whose amino-acid sequence is MRDALLVAIGAVPGAWLRFRVVNHLKPMLPRKHWATFAVNIIACFALGLVAVLARQCGSDQRLGLLLGTGFLGSLSTFSTFSVEVLQALRAGLFREVTLLALGSVVAGVLAVLAGMASVG
- a CDS encoding CrcB family protein; its protein translation is MADRQLRFALKELVFVACGAVPGAWLRWQSGVHLGPVLGGSAVSDLLVNLIGSLLLGFLAGPIPRRPSLLLLLGIGFCGCLTTFSSWMLDVVKLLNAGQPLLGLLLIVVSLLLGVASAAAGFQISRRVFDA
- a CDS encoding glutathione peroxidase, whose product is MAISVNDVVVTNGSGEQQRLGDLNGQVVLAVNVASRCGFTRQYAGLQALQEAYGSQGFSVIAFPCNDFGAQEPGSLEEIKQFCSTSYGVTFPVYAKVAIGDAPFSTLTQAEPAGAVAWNFEKFLIGKDGTVLKRFKSNVEPDSAELKGAIEAALA
- the mgtE gene encoding magnesium transporter; protein product: MSEASAATTNPEVFVQELRGLLEAGNYDAVKLLLQPVQEVDIAEAIGGLPRTLQALAFRLLPKDEAIAVYEYLEPTVQQTLLERLRSSEVLELVEEMSPDDRVDLFDELPAKVVRRLLAELSPAERRVTAQLLGYEPETAGRLMTTEFIDLKEFHSVAQALTIVRRRARDTETIYALYVTDASRHLTGILSLRDLVVADPEQRVGDVMTREVVSVGTDTDQEEVARVIQRYDFLAVPVVDREERLVGIVTVDDVIDVIQQEATRDLYAAGAVQAGDEDDYFQSNLFSVARRRVLWLLVLLIANSGTAAVIASMDEVLKQVVVLAAFIPLLIGTGGNVGAQSSTVVIRGLSTQRIQSLGPALAIGREAIAGALLGLLMVLVVVPWTAYVSGGNWLVASAAGISLVAITTLAATAGAALPLLFNSLGLDPALMSAPFIATATDVAGVFIYLQTASWLLTRASG
- a CDS encoding RpoD/SigA family RNA polymerase sigma factor, encoding MAPSRPAAAERETALAGGTDLVRSYLRDIGRVPLLTHEQEITLGRQVQELVALEVLEQELASREGVEKPSAAVLAKEAGLTPVQLKKRLRSGQRAKERMVAANLRLVVSVAKKYTKRNMELLDLIQEGTIGLVRGVEKFDPTRGYKFSTYAYWWIRQGITRAIAEKSRTIRLPIHITETLNKLKKGQRELSQELGRTPTVTELAEFVDLPEEEVKDLLCRARQPVSLETKVGDGDDTELLDLLAADGTQPSELVDGECLRMDMRGLLDQLPDLQGRVLKMRYAIPCRDVPDPDEPMSLTGIGRVLGISRDRVRNLERDGLAGLRRLSQNVQAYVAV